The following proteins are encoded in a genomic region of Paenibacillus sp. FSL H3-0469:
- a CDS encoding DUF6509 family protein, protein MLTFTSYTVENVRDPFNILSGKRYEFVVNIDVPEDDELYVENGVSARVIVKVEEEQTSMVSYDLLETSSGQLLDFDMEEDEEAALLQFCSEHVPA, encoded by the coding sequence TTGTTGACATTTACAAGCTACACCGTGGAGAACGTAAGAGATCCATTTAATATCCTAAGCGGCAAGCGATATGAGTTCGTCGTGAACATTGATGTGCCGGAGGATGATGAGCTGTACGTGGAGAACGGCGTGTCCGCCCGCGTGATTGTCAAAGTGGAAGAAGAGCAGACAAGCATGGTCAGCTACGATCTGCTGGAGACCTCCTCAGGCCAGCTGCTCGATTTCGATATGGAAGAAGATGAGGAAGCGGCGCTGCTTCAGTTCTGTTCGGAGCATGTACCTGCATAG
- the rlmN gene encoding 23S rRNA (adenine(2503)-C(2))-methyltransferase RlmN — MNKESIYGLTLEQLTAWLLEHGHKKSRATAVWEWLYRKRITSFAEMDGMNQECTALLEEHYVFQTMEEHVKQESADGTVKFLFRLHDGNLIETVLMRQKYGLSVCVTTQVGCNIGCSFCASGLLAKSRDLTSGEIVEQIMKVQHYLDQAGHGQKVTHVVVMGIGEPFDNFRHLLNFLITIKDHKGLAIAGKGITVSTSGLADKIREFADANMQVNLAISLHAPNNELRTQIMKINRAIPIEKLMPAIDYYLEKTNRRITLEYILLKDINDREEHALELAELIGDRRQLANVNLIPYNPVDEHSQYQRSSRESVRAFFDTLKKQGVSVSTRLEQGVDIDAACGQLRSKQIKKTKGKAADTVLQ, encoded by the coding sequence ATGAATAAAGAATCCATTTATGGATTGACTTTGGAGCAATTAACGGCATGGCTGCTGGAGCATGGGCACAAGAAATCCCGGGCCACTGCGGTCTGGGAATGGCTGTACCGCAAGCGGATTACCAGCTTCGCCGAGATGGACGGAATGAATCAGGAATGCACAGCGCTGCTGGAAGAGCATTATGTGTTCCAGACGATGGAAGAGCATGTGAAGCAGGAATCAGCCGACGGTACAGTGAAGTTCCTCTTCCGCCTCCATGACGGCAACCTGATTGAGACCGTGCTGATGCGGCAGAAATACGGCTTGTCCGTATGTGTCACTACTCAGGTCGGCTGTAATATCGGATGCAGCTTCTGTGCGAGCGGACTGCTGGCGAAGAGCCGGGATCTGACCAGCGGCGAGATTGTGGAGCAGATTATGAAGGTTCAGCATTATCTGGATCAGGCAGGCCACGGCCAGAAGGTCACCCATGTCGTGGTTATGGGGATCGGCGAGCCGTTCGATAACTTCCGGCATCTGCTGAACTTCCTGATTACCATCAAGGATCATAAGGGTCTGGCGATTGCCGGCAAAGGAATCACTGTATCCACTAGCGGCCTGGCGGATAAAATCAGAGAATTCGCCGACGCCAATATGCAGGTTAATCTGGCGATCTCGCTGCATGCCCCGAATAATGAGCTGCGGACACAGATTATGAAGATTAACCGGGCCATTCCTATAGAGAAGTTAATGCCGGCGATTGATTACTATCTGGAGAAGACGAACCGGAGAATCACGCTGGAGTATATCCTGCTGAAGGATATCAATGACCGCGAGGAGCATGCGCTGGAGCTGGCTGAGTTAATCGGGGACCGCCGCCAGCTGGCGAACGTCAACCTGATTCCGTATAATCCCGTGGATGAGCATAGCCAGTATCAGCGGAGCAGCCGGGAGTCGGTGCGTGCCTTCTTCGATACGCTGAAGAAGCAGGGCGTCAGCGTCAGCACCCGTCTGGAGCAGGGCGTTGATATTGATGCGGCCTGCGGACAGCTGCGCAGCAAGCAGATCAAGAAGACCAAAGGCAAAGCCGCAGATACTGTGTTACAATAA
- a CDS encoding TetR/AcrR family transcriptional regulator: MNKQSAKIRLQGDETLTVNRREQILEAAVIVFAEYGYYRATTAQVAEKVGISQPYIFKLFKNKEELFLAALERAFERILRTFAGFRAPKKQMLAEAIQLYEQLMETYPNELILQVQASGIRDEAIRQAMQAGMQEVTGLMESKFTAAGFAHPEVKVSTFLANSMLCNMALTLGMPELKPKRK; this comes from the coding sequence ATGAATAAGCAATCCGCTAAGATCCGTTTACAGGGAGATGAGACCCTTACTGTGAATCGCCGGGAGCAGATCTTGGAGGCGGCGGTGATTGTTTTTGCCGAGTATGGCTATTACCGGGCAACAACCGCGCAGGTGGCGGAGAAGGTGGGAATCTCTCAGCCGTATATCTTCAAGCTGTTCAAGAATAAGGAGGAGCTGTTCTTAGCTGCACTAGAGCGTGCGTTTGAACGGATTCTCCGTACTTTTGCCGGATTTCGCGCCCCCAAAAAACAAATGCTAGCCGAAGCCATCCAGTTATATGAGCAGCTGATGGAGACTTATCCGAACGAGCTGATTCTGCAGGTGCAGGCAAGCGGCATCCGGGATGAAGCGATCCGGCAGGCCATGCAAGCTGGAATGCAGGAGGTAACCGGTCTGATGGAGAGTAAGTTTACCGCAGCCGGGTTTGCGCATCCTGAGGTGAAGGTCAGCACCTTCCTGGCTAACTCGATGCTGTGCAATATGGCTCTTACGCTGGGTATGCCGGAATTGAAGCCGAAGCGTAAGTAA
- the greA gene encoding transcription elongation factor GreA, whose product MSNNDEVFLTKEGLAKLEEELRELKGAGRKELAARLKLAISYGDLKENSEYHSAKEDQSFMETRIMILEKMLIKAQIVDASNMDLSTVSVGCIVILNDVEYSEKIEYRVVGPAEADVLDNKISYESPLGKELIGKKVGDIISVNAPMGIIKYELLEIKML is encoded by the coding sequence ATGTCTAATAATGACGAAGTGTTTTTGACTAAAGAAGGCTTGGCTAAGCTGGAGGAAGAACTGAGGGAACTCAAGGGAGCAGGACGCAAGGAGCTTGCAGCCCGGCTTAAGCTGGCGATCAGCTACGGCGATCTGAAGGAGAACAGCGAATACCACTCCGCCAAGGAGGATCAATCCTTCATGGAGACCCGCATTATGATTCTGGAGAAAATGCTGATCAAGGCCCAGATCGTGGATGCCAGTAATATGGATCTGAGTACAGTCAGCGTAGGCTGCATCGTTATCCTTAACGATGTAGAGTACTCGGAGAAGATCGAATATAGAGTGGTTGGACCGGCGGAAGCCGATGTGCTGGACAACAAGATCTCCTACGAGAGCCCGCTCGGCAAAGAGCTGATCGGCAAAAAGGTAGGCGATATCATCAGCGTCAACGCCCCGATGGGGATCATCAAATACGAGCTGCTTGAGATCAAAATGCTGTAA
- a CDS encoding ATP-binding protein, with product MEYPINILVVDDRADEFLSVQALLAESPYRLVHALTGMDALKCLLEQEFALIIMDVLMPGMNGFETAKRIKMRQKSRDIPIIFLTSLTSELENYMMAYSAGAIDYLTKPFHPTVLKSKIDGFVRLYQTRKELQLKTQELETANSILTELKETAEVALRIKSGFLAMMSHEIRTPLNGIIAMSDVLRSSELSADDQEMAEIIHTSGHALVSVITHILDFTKIESGKMELDYELFNLHSCLKETVDLFRALARERSLTLETSIDPDIPALLIGDPNRLRQVLNNLIGNAIKFTHSGGVKVDVRLRQVIDKLLELEFIIEDTGIGIPADKMKYLFQPFTQIGATINRKFGGTGLGLSICKMLVDLMGGRIYAKPDVVGGATFIFTIQVAEGQPD from the coding sequence ATGGAGTATCCGATTAATATTTTGGTTGTAGATGACCGGGCAGACGAGTTCCTGTCCGTTCAGGCTTTGCTGGCGGAGTCGCCCTACCGGCTGGTTCATGCCCTCACCGGCATGGATGCTCTGAAATGCCTGCTGGAGCAGGAATTCGCCCTGATCATTATGGATGTGCTCATGCCCGGCATGAACGGGTTTGAAACGGCGAAGCGGATTAAGATGCGTCAGAAATCACGGGATATCCCTATTATTTTCTTAACCTCGCTGACCTCCGAACTGGAGAATTATATGATGGCCTACTCGGCCGGCGCGATTGACTATCTGACCAAGCCGTTCCATCCGACCGTGTTAAAAAGCAAGATTGACGGCTTCGTCCGTCTCTACCAGACCCGCAAGGAGCTGCAGCTCAAAACGCAGGAGCTGGAGACCGCCAACAGCATCCTGACCGAGCTGAAGGAGACCGCCGAGGTAGCCTTGCGGATTAAGAGCGGCTTCCTCGCCATGATGAGCCACGAGATCCGCACCCCGCTGAACGGGATTATTGCCATGTCGGATGTGCTTCGTTCCTCCGAGCTGTCCGCTGACGACCAGGAGATGGCCGAGATCATTCATACCAGCGGTCACGCGCTTGTCTCTGTCATTACACACATCCTGGACTTCACCAAGATCGAATCCGGTAAAATGGAGCTGGATTACGAGCTCTTCAATCTCCACTCCTGCCTCAAGGAGACCGTTGATCTGTTCCGGGCGCTGGCCAGGGAACGCAGCCTGACCCTGGAGACCTCCATTGATCCTGACATTCCTGCCCTGCTCATCGGTGACCCCAACCGTCTGCGGCAGGTACTGAATAACCTGATCGGCAATGCCATCAAGTTCACGCATTCCGGCGGCGTCAAGGTGGATGTCCGCCTCCGGCAGGTCATAGACAAGCTGCTGGAGCTGGAGTTCATTATCGAAGATACCGGCATTGGCATTCCGGCGGACAAGATGAAATATCTGTTCCAGCCGTTCACCCAGATCGGTGCCACCATCAACCGCAAGTTCGGCGGCACCGGACTCGGCCTGTCCATCTGCAAAATGCTGGTCGACCTCATGGGCGGCAGGATCTATGCTAAGCCTGATGTAGTGGGCGGAGCTACCTTCATCTTCACCATCCAGGTCGCTGAAGGCCAGCCGGACTAA
- a CDS encoding AraC family transcriptional regulator: MGTSRFPLFQRNFVLQARSKTHHWEGAGPLSIKTFRNGRAYYKTKLGHYAVEEEGYLLLNEGEPYGIDIESDTEVDSFCVFFKAGYAEEFLKAIHVGAEKSLDDPFSESKHPLQFYTKSYRHSHLITPLIENFKNSLPVLGSENLWIDEQYHNLIQALLNVHQKMAQEINTVPGTRPATREELFRRLTVAYEYLHAYYNQNVSLEEVSKVACLSKNHLIRNFRHLFKRTPHQFILEKRIFEAQRLLSQTENSVTEISLSIGFDNVSSFNKVFKQRTGLSPQMFRKK, translated from the coding sequence ATGGGAACCTCCAGATTCCCTTTGTTCCAGCGGAACTTCGTTCTGCAAGCGAGAAGTAAAACTCATCATTGGGAAGGCGCTGGCCCCCTTTCGATAAAGACATTTCGGAATGGCCGTGCCTATTACAAAACAAAGCTCGGGCATTATGCTGTGGAGGAAGAGGGCTATCTCCTTTTAAATGAGGGGGAGCCGTACGGAATAGACATTGAGTCAGACACAGAGGTCGACTCTTTTTGTGTATTTTTCAAGGCAGGTTATGCTGAAGAATTTCTTAAAGCTATTCATGTCGGAGCAGAGAAGTCTTTGGACGATCCATTCTCAGAATCTAAGCACCCGCTGCAATTTTATACAAAGTCATACCGTCATAGTCACTTGATCACTCCACTTATCGAGAACTTCAAGAATTCCTTGCCTGTACTCGGCAGCGAGAATCTCTGGATCGATGAACAGTATCACAATCTAATCCAAGCACTGCTTAACGTCCATCAGAAGATGGCTCAAGAAATTAATACCGTCCCCGGCACGCGCCCGGCCACCAGGGAGGAGCTGTTCCGGCGGTTAACCGTAGCATACGAGTACTTGCATGCGTATTACAACCAAAACGTGTCTCTTGAAGAAGTCTCCAAAGTCGCATGTCTCTCTAAAAACCATCTGATCCGCAACTTCCGTCACCTTTTCAAAAGAACACCACACCAGTTCATCCTCGAAAAAAGGATATTTGAAGCACAGCGTCTCCTTTCTCAAACGGAAAACAGTGTAACCGAGATTAGCCTAAGCATTGGCTTCGACAATGTCTCTTCCTTCAATAAAGTGTTTAAACAAAGAACGGGATTATCGCCCCAGATGTTTAGAAAAAAGTGA
- a CDS encoding nucleotide excision repair endonuclease, with the protein MISITIPSPEVIIYKQANPELSHIYGFTDFHLITREAGGIFMFYNDQDELLFVGKARKLRPRIKKHFEDNVSVMKPHRDEVTRIEVCLVEDPVDREIYETYIVNKLRAKYNVEKVLYK; encoded by the coding sequence ATGATCAGCATTACCATTCCGTCACCGGAAGTTATTATTTACAAGCAAGCGAACCCTGAGCTGAGCCATATTTACGGATTTACCGATTTCCACCTGATTACCCGTGAAGCCGGCGGCATCTTCATGTTCTACAATGATCAGGACGAGCTGTTATTTGTGGGCAAGGCCCGCAAGCTGAGACCTCGGATCAAGAAGCATTTCGAGGACAATGTATCTGTGATGAAGCCCCACCGCGATGAGGTTACCCGCATTGAAGTCTGCCTCGTCGAAGATCCGGTGGACAGAGAGATCTATGAGACCTACATTGTGAACAAGCTTCGCGCGAAATACAATGTCGAGAAGGTTCTGTATAAATAA
- a CDS encoding ATP-grasp domain-containing protein — translation MNFIFFSPHFPKNSAEFCTHLREQGATVLGIGDAAYNQLEDKLKSALTEYYKVSNLESYEEILRAVGYFTHKYGKIDRFESLNEYWLEQDAAIRTDFNIYGTKSDFVHNLKQKSKMKEFFRKSGVSTVQFSTGTTRESVESFIQSAGFPLVVKPDLGSGASNTYKINNEEELQHFFDTKPENVAFIIEEFIDGVILTYDGLVDRDGNVRFAVSHLFENSVMDVVNTDNHLYYFCLREISPEVEEAGRSILQAFDIRERFFHIELFKSHKDGRIIALEVNMRPPGAWMTDAINFAYDVNVYKEWASMVVHNEVGGPYEGKYYTGYASRKNHKHYAHSHEDIYRAFGGKIVNYDEIEEVFSRAMGNRAYQFRSPELSEVRDIRGYIQQEEG, via the coding sequence ATGAACTTTATTTTCTTTTCCCCGCATTTCCCCAAGAACAGCGCTGAATTCTGTACGCATCTGCGGGAGCAGGGGGCCACGGTGCTCGGGATTGGCGATGCAGCCTATAACCAGCTGGAGGACAAGCTGAAATCGGCACTGACCGAATATTATAAGGTAAGCAATCTGGAGAGCTATGAGGAGATTCTGCGGGCTGTCGGCTATTTCACCCATAAATACGGCAAGATTGACCGCTTCGAGTCGCTGAACGAATACTGGCTGGAGCAGGATGCTGCCATCCGTACGGACTTTAACATCTACGGCACCAAGTCGGATTTCGTCCATAATCTGAAGCAGAAGTCCAAGATGAAGGAATTTTTCCGCAAAAGCGGGGTAAGCACCGTCCAGTTCTCCACCGGCACAACGCGTGAGAGCGTCGAGAGCTTCATCCAGAGCGCCGGCTTCCCGCTGGTGGTGAAGCCCGATCTTGGCTCCGGGGCCAGTAATACGTATAAGATCAATAACGAAGAGGAGCTACAGCACTTTTTTGACACGAAGCCGGAGAATGTTGCCTTCATTATTGAGGAATTCATAGACGGGGTTATTCTCACCTATGACGGCCTGGTGGACAGGGACGGGAATGTGCGCTTCGCGGTCAGCCACCTGTTCGAGAACAGTGTGATGGATGTCGTCAACACGGACAATCACCTCTACTACTTCTGTCTGCGGGAGATCAGCCCGGAGGTGGAGGAGGCGGGGCGGAGCATTTTGCAGGCTTTTGACATCCGGGAACGGTTCTTCCATATCGAGCTGTTCAAATCGCACAAGGATGGCCGGATCATTGCCCTGGAAGTGAATATGCGTCCGCCTGGCGCCTGGATGACTGATGCCATTAACTTCGCCTATGATGTCAATGTGTATAAGGAATGGGCCAGCATGGTTGTGCACAATGAGGTTGGCGGACCATACGAAGGTAAATATTATACCGGCTATGCCAGCCGCAAGAATCATAAGCATTACGCTCACAGCCATGAGGACATCTACCGGGCATTCGGCGGGAAGATTGTCAATTATGACGAGATTGAAGAAGTCTTCAGCAGAGCAATGGGCAACCGCGCTTATCAGTTCCGTTCCCCCGAGCTATCGGAGGTCAGAGACATTAGAGGCTATATTCAACAAGAAGAGGGATAG
- a CDS encoding VOC family protein, which produces MNSEFQIKGIGQISIRVHDMEAATRFYQDTLGLNLLFQIPNMTFLECNGIQLVLSIAEDARFDHPSSVFYFQVDNIHASYETLARRNVHFLDKPHKVAEMGQTATWMTFFQDPDQNVHALMSEVPVS; this is translated from the coding sequence ATGAATTCAGAATTTCAAATTAAAGGCATCGGGCAAATATCTATCCGGGTACATGACATGGAAGCTGCCACTCGTTTCTATCAAGATACTCTAGGACTCAACCTGTTATTTCAGATCCCAAACATGACTTTCCTGGAGTGTAACGGAATTCAGCTGGTCTTGAGCATTGCTGAAGACGCGCGGTTCGATCATCCCAGCTCGGTGTTCTATTTCCAGGTTGACAATATTCACGCATCGTACGAAACGTTGGCCAGGCGGAATGTACATTTCCTGGACAAGCCGCATAAAGTAGCTGAGATGGGTCAAACCGCAACCTGGATGACGTTCTTTCAAGACCCTGATCAAAATGTACATGCACTGATGAGTGAAGTGCCTGTGTCTTAA
- a CDS encoding MDR family MFS transporter, whose translation MSSPAAKHSSFWLIILAIFFGNFMAILSTTTINVAFPVFLKDFHAGISTVQWMITGYLLATGVIAPVVGYFGDKWSYKVLYVFALSGFTLFSALCTVAWNIHSLITFRIIQGIFGGLIIPTTMTMIYQFIDKEKQAFAMSLWSLSSMLAPAFGPTLGGWLTGYFGWKSLFVINLPIGLIAIAVALKCLPFQRQNTGSRSFDLPGFVTVILSSAFIILAFNKGGAWGWTSWNTLTLLLVGAAALTYFIRRELSLQEPLLNLQVFRQSRFTYSLIINCIITVALYSGTFLIPVFLQDIQQSTPLKTALVLLPGSIVMAVLSPVVGKLYSRIGPFWLILGGILLLSASTWELAHITLAVTHTRVAVLMAVRNVGIALAFMPVTNAGMSAVPRAITGHASSVTNWVRQATGALSIAVFSSLLASRSLAHQQELADGTARAAGSLLKAQGMTMGVQDIFLIATAVGLLAIPLTFLLRGSSGKPAAAPAPQVET comes from the coding sequence TTGAGCAGTCCGGCGGCAAAACATTCATCATTCTGGCTGATTATTCTGGCCATTTTTTTCGGAAATTTCATGGCTATTCTCAGTACAACCACCATTAACGTAGCGTTCCCGGTCTTCTTGAAGGACTTTCACGCCGGGATCAGCACCGTACAGTGGATGATTACCGGCTATCTGCTGGCTACCGGCGTCATTGCGCCTGTGGTGGGTTATTTCGGGGATAAATGGAGCTATAAGGTTCTGTACGTATTCGCCCTGTCGGGCTTCACCTTGTTCTCGGCACTATGTACGGTGGCTTGGAATATTCACTCACTGATTACCTTCCGCATTATCCAGGGAATATTCGGCGGCCTGATTATCCCCACCACCATGACGATGATTTATCAGTTTATCGACAAAGAAAAGCAGGCCTTCGCCATGAGCCTCTGGAGCCTGTCCTCGATGCTGGCGCCTGCCTTCGGCCCGACACTCGGCGGCTGGCTGACCGGATACTTCGGCTGGAAATCGCTGTTCGTGATTAATCTGCCGATTGGCCTGATTGCCATTGCCGTAGCTCTGAAGTGCCTGCCGTTCCAGCGGCAGAACACCGGGAGCAGAAGCTTTGATCTGCCGGGCTTCGTCACAGTCATTCTGAGCAGCGCGTTCATTATTCTGGCCTTCAACAAAGGGGGCGCCTGGGGCTGGACGTCATGGAATACCCTTACCCTGCTGCTGGTCGGGGCGGCGGCCTTAACGTATTTCATCCGCAGGGAGCTTTCGCTCCAGGAGCCGCTGCTGAACCTGCAGGTCTTCCGGCAGAGCCGGTTCACCTACAGCTTGATCATCAACTGTATTATCACCGTTGCGTTATACTCGGGGACCTTCCTAATCCCAGTCTTCCTGCAGGATATCCAGCAGTCCACCCCGCTGAAGACCGCGCTGGTGCTGCTGCCGGGCTCGATCGTGATGGCTGTACTGTCCCCCGTGGTCGGCAAGCTGTACTCCCGGATCGGCCCGTTCTGGCTGATCCTGGGCGGCATTCTGCTGCTAAGCGCCTCGACCTGGGAGCTTGCCCACATCACGCTGGCCGTGACCCATACCCGTGTAGCGGTGCTTATGGCGGTGCGCAATGTCGGCATTGCACTGGCCTTCATGCCGGTGACCAATGCCGGCATGTCGGCGGTGCCAAGAGCCATAACAGGCCATGCCTCCTCTGTAACCAACTGGGTCCGCCAGGCTACAGGTGCCTTGTCCATTGCCGTATTCAGCTCGCTGCTCGCTTCCAGATCGCTGGCCCATCAGCAGGAGCTGGCGGACGGGACGGCCCGGGCAGCGGGTTCTCTGCTGAAGGCGCAGGGGATGACGATGGGCGTACAGGATATTTTCCTGATCGCTACGGCAGTGGGACTGCTGGCTATTCCGCTGACCTTCCTCCTGCGAGGCAGTAGCGGCAAGCCCGCAGCTGCCCCTGCTCCACAGGTGGAGACTTGA
- a CDS encoding MarR family transcriptional regulator — MADEQKDKHLEALNQELITLIRHGSLDKKHGGLDRSSYTLLQHLSTHDKVGVKALAEQFGLDTSTISRQTSVLEAKNYVERVPDPQDGRSSYFQLTALGAQTFAEARDIRLARYGEIFEDWSPEDCGLFSGLLARLNRTLQQK; from the coding sequence ATGGCTGACGAACAGAAGGACAAGCACCTCGAAGCTCTGAACCAGGAGCTGATTACGCTGATCCGCCACGGCTCGCTGGATAAGAAGCATGGCGGTCTGGACCGCTCCTCGTATACCCTGCTCCAGCATTTGTCGACGCACGACAAGGTAGGCGTTAAGGCGCTTGCCGAACAATTCGGCCTTGACACCTCTACCATCAGCAGGCAGACAAGCGTCCTGGAGGCGAAGAACTATGTGGAGCGGGTGCCTGATCCGCAGGACGGGCGCTCCAGCTATTTTCAGCTAACTGCGCTTGGTGCACAGACCTTCGCCGAGGCCCGGGACATCCGGCTTGCGCGCTACGGGGAGATCTTCGAGGACTGGTCCCCGGAGGACTGCGGACTCTTCAGCGGACTGCTCGCCCGGCTCAACCGCACCCTGCAGCAAAAATAG
- a CDS encoding alpha/beta hydrolase-fold protein: MRISYHKEYSHNLGRDMEYKIYGHAGKPMLVFPTSLGRFYQYEDSGMIDTLSSFIEAGKLQIWACDSLDEETFFSTHWNNEDRIHRHEQYDKYIAHELIPGILHESKQNNGGTNQRILISGCSMGAYYSASFFFRYPHYFDTLIALSGVYSTYYFFGDYMSGNVYLNSPLHYLPGLTDEHYLNQYRSSTIIACVGQGAYEDEMLHETRLLQEVLAQKGIPARIDYWGHDVSHDWPWWNKQIHYYVEGCLG; the protein is encoded by the coding sequence ATGAGGATAAGCTACCATAAGGAGTACAGCCACAACCTGGGCAGAGACATGGAGTATAAAATATACGGCCACGCCGGCAAACCGATGCTCGTCTTCCCCACCTCACTTGGACGCTTTTATCAATATGAGGATTCGGGCATGATCGATACGCTCTCGTCCTTCATTGAAGCGGGCAAGCTGCAGATCTGGGCCTGTGACAGTCTGGATGAGGAGACCTTCTTCTCCACCCACTGGAACAATGAGGACCGGATACACCGTCATGAGCAGTATGACAAATATATTGCGCATGAGCTGATTCCCGGCATCCTCCATGAGAGCAAACAGAATAACGGCGGGACCAACCAGCGCATTCTGATCTCCGGCTGTTCGATGGGGGCTTATTACAGCGCCAGCTTCTTTTTCCGTTATCCGCACTATTTCGATACCTTAATCGCCCTGAGCGGCGTTTACTCCACCTACTACTTCTTCGGCGACTATATGAGCGGGAACGTCTATCTTAATTCACCGCTGCATTATCTGCCGGGGCTGACGGATGAACATTATCTGAACCAGTACCGCAGCAGCACTATTATCGCCTGTGTCGGTCAAGGGGCGTATGAGGACGAGATGCTTCATGAGACCCGGCTGCTTCAGGAGGTGCTGGCGCAGAAGGGTATTCCGGCCCGGATCGACTACTGGGGCCATGATGTCAGCCATGACTGGCCGTGGTGGAACAAGCAGATTCATTATTATGTGGAAGGCTGCTTGGGCTAG
- a CDS encoding AEC family transporter has product MIQTVLTTLVEVIVPLSIPVAAGALLGRYKQLDTRPLLTLYLYFLSPAIILDTLATADISFDDVYKTLSFSLLNLFLLWGVATLIGKILKLAPPEAAGLTLISTFTNSVNYGLPLVLLAFGQLGLDKASVYVIAQMVIVNTIGVYFAARSQFSVRSALKSVFSLPAIYAAILALLLRALGLHMPHELASGVSMAAGAYSPVVLAILGAQMVKVRAAHTERNVQLAFWTGLTVRLVLAPLLAALVLLALNITGPLFSVLLILASMPVAVNSVVLAERFGSSPALVSRCIVWTTLASFLVLPVLIAAVGG; this is encoded by the coding sequence GTGATTCAGACTGTACTCACGACACTTGTTGAGGTCATCGTACCGCTGTCCATTCCGGTGGCCGCCGGAGCGCTGCTTGGACGGTATAAACAGCTCGATACGAGGCCTCTGCTGACGCTGTACCTGTATTTTCTCAGTCCGGCTATTATTCTCGACACGCTGGCTACGGCAGATATCTCCTTCGATGATGTCTATAAGACACTCTCATTCTCGCTGCTGAACCTGTTCCTCTTATGGGGTGTGGCAACGCTGATCGGCAAAATACTGAAGCTGGCTCCGCCGGAAGCCGCCGGCCTTACGCTCATTTCCACCTTCACGAACAGCGTCAATTACGGCCTGCCGCTGGTGCTGCTGGCCTTCGGCCAGCTGGGCCTGGACAAGGCATCGGTCTACGTCATCGCCCAGATGGTGATCGTGAATACGATCGGCGTGTATTTTGCCGCCCGTTCACAGTTCTCTGTACGCAGCGCGTTGAAGTCAGTCTTCTCGCTGCCGGCCATCTACGCCGCCATTCTGGCGCTGCTGCTGCGGGCGCTGGGTCTGCATATGCCGCATGAGCTGGCCTCGGGCGTATCCATGGCCGCCGGAGCGTATTCGCCGGTAGTGCTCGCGATCCTCGGTGCGCAGATGGTGAAGGTCCGCGCAGCGCATACGGAGCGTAATGTGCAGCTGGCCTTCTGGACAGGGCTGACCGTCCGGCTGGTGCTGGCTCCGCTACTGGCCGCGCTGGTGCTGCTCGCCCTGAACATCACAGGCCCCCTTTTCTCGGTGCTGCTGATTCTGGCTTCCATGCCGGTGGCAGTCAATTCCGTCGTCCTGGCCGAACGCTTCGGCAGCTCGCCTGCGCTGGTCTCGCGCTGTATCGTCTGGACGACACTGGCCTCCTTCCTTGTCCTGCCCGTGCTGATTGCGGCGGTGGGGGGATAG